A genomic segment from Bacillus rossius redtenbacheri isolate Brsri chromosome 5, Brsri_v3, whole genome shotgun sequence encodes:
- the LOC134531817 gene encoding uncharacterized protein LOC134531817 yields MQPRPQTSALLLAALIAAASAFPVDEGSWEELSLGGYEDLGPPGAQQDSSYYYYDGDGDGDGEGAAADGDVFARLVALLMTVDGGRSRGEAEDMARVLVDALAAAEDD; encoded by the coding sequence atgCAACCACGTCCGCAGACATCGGCGCTCCTGCTGGCGGCGCTGATCGCCGCGGCAAGCGCTTTCCCCGTGGACGAAGGCTCCTGGGAGGAGCTGTCCCTCGGCGGCTACGAGGACCTGGGGCCGCCCGGCGCGCAGCAGGACTCCTCCTACTACTACTACGACGGCGACGGCGACGGCGACGGCGAAGGGGCGGCGGCGGACGGCGACGTGTTCGCCCGGCTGGTGGCGCTGCTGATGACCGTGGACGGCGGGCGGTCGCGCGGCGAGGCGGAGGACATGGCAAGGGTCCTCGTGGATGCGCTGGCCGCAGCCGAGGACGACTGA